A window of Rhodospirillaceae bacterium genomic DNA:
GGCGAATTCGTCGGCGGCTGCGACATCCTCCGCGAAATGTATGAAAACGGCGAGCTTGCAAGCCATTTTCAGGAAAAGGGTGTTGAAGCAACCACCTGACCGGCCCAATTCGCGCCAAACAAAAAGGGCCGCCCAATGGGCGGCCCTTTTGCATGTCCGACGCCTTACACGACGTCAGCGCGAATAAAATTCCACCACAAGGTTCGGCTCCATCTGGACCGGGTATGGCACATCGCCAAGCGCCGGAACGCGAACAAATGTGCCCTTCATTTCCTTGTGATCCACATCGATATACTCCGGCACGTCCCGCTCTTGCGACTGCACCGCATCCAGAACGATGATTAATTCTCTGGATTTCTCCTTGATCTCAATGACGTCCCCTTCCTTTACCCGATAGGAGGGAATCGTCACACGCTGTCCGTTTACCCGAATATGACCGTGATTAACAAACTGCCGTGCCGCAAACACCGTCGGCACAAATTTCATTCGATAAACGATAATATCCAACCGGCGCTCTAGCAGGCCAATGAGACGCTCGCCTGTGTCGCCCTTTTGACGAACCGCTTCCTGATAGACGTTCCGGAACTGCCGTTCGCCGATATTGCCGTAATAGCCTTTCAGCTTTTGCTTCGCAGACAACTGCGTTCCAAAATCCGATACTCTCCGACGACGCTGGTTCGTCTGACCATGTTGGCCAGGACCGTACTCACGGCGATTTACGGGGCTTTTCGGGCGCCCCCAAAGATTGACGCCAAGACGCCGGTTAATTTTGTATTTCGACTGCAACCGTTTCGTCATAGAACCCTAAACGCCTTATATTTCCATGTTTTCCGGGCGGTTCCGCCCTGTAAGAGGCCGTACTATACGCATGCTCCCAGCCCTGTCAAACCGATTTCCCAATGCCTTAGCCCCGGGGCCGCTGCGCAAGGCACGAGACGATGCCGCGCAGGGTGCTAACTTCCCGATCCGTAAGCCCGGCCCGGGTGAAAATATTCCGAATATTTAGGACCATGCCGGACCGTTTTTCCGCAATTCTTAGAAAACCGCAGATGTCGAGCTCCCCTTCAAGATGCGCGAAAAAATCGAGCAGCGCCGCTTGTGTCGCCGGAAGGGTGCCTGTCCGAGAGGCCGAAACCGACGACGATGCCACATCATCCGGCGCAAGGCCGGCCTGAAACCACTCATAGCCAAGCAGAAGCACGGCCTGGGCAAGGTTCAGCGAAGAAAAGGCCGGATTTAGAGGCACGGCGATGATGGTCTTTGCAAGGGCGACATCTTCGTTGGTTAGGCCGGACCGCTCGGGCCCAAAGAGAAGGCCGACCTTCTCGCCCTTGTTCGCCACACTGCGCATGACGTTCGCCGCCACCCGCGGCGTCACCACAGGCTTTTCCATATCCCTGGTCCGCGTCGTCGTCGCGAAGACGTGGTGAAGGTCGGCGGTCGCTTCGGCCGTACTGGCATAAACGCGCGCCGCATCAAGAATGGCGTCGGCACCCGACGAAGCGGCGATGGTTTTCTCATTCAGCCACCCCGCCCGGGGGTTCACAAGGCGAAGCTCGCCAAGGCCACAATTCCCCATGGCTCGAACGGCGGTGCCGATATTTTCGCCGAGTTGCGCACCAACCAGCACGACAACGGGGCCTCCGGTTACCAGAATTTTCGTCGAATCGGTTCCCGCCATCACACTTTGGCGCCGTCACGAAGCAATTTATAGGTGATGCTGTCGTGAAGGGCATTGTAGGAAGCGTCGATCACATTCGTCGAGACGCCGACCGTCGTCCAATGCGCCCCCTTGGCGGCGCTTTCGATCATCACGCGCGTCTGGGCCTTGGTTCCAAAGTTCGAATCCAGAATGCGCACCTTGTAATCCACCAACACGATATTCTGCAACTGAGGATATGTCGGCGACAGCGCCTTGCAAAGCGCATTGTCCAACGCGTTTACCGGCCCGTTCCCTTCGGCCACGGTAAGGACATTCCTACCACCAACATCGACGCTGATTTTCGCTTCCGAGAGGGTGACCAACTCCTCCCGGGCGTTCCAGCGACGTTCATCAATCACCCGAAAATTAATCAGCCTGAAATATTCCGGCACACTATCAAGCGCGCGGCGCGCCAGCAGCTCGAAACTCGCCCCCGCGCTGTCATAGGAATAGCCCTCGAATTCCCGCGCCTTTATCTGCTCAACAAGCTGCGCCAGGCGTGGGTCGTCCGAATTCAGCTTAATCCCGATTTCCTTCAGCCGGGCCAAAAGGTTCGCTTTTCCCGCCTGATCCGAAATAACGACATGGCGACGATTGCCGACGCATTCCGGGTCAACATGTTCGTAGCTTTTGGGATCCTTGGCCACCGCCGAGACATGCAACCCCCCCTTATGGGCAAAGGCAGACTCCCCCACATAGGCCGCGTGATGGTTCGGAACCCGGTTCAGCCGGTCGTCGATCAAATGCGACAATTTAGTAAGCTGCTTCAAACCCTTGCTGCTAACGCCCGTCCGGTAGCCCATCTTCAACATCAGCGTCGGCAGTAGCGAGACGATGTTGGCATTCCCGCAACGCTCCCCAAGGCCGTTCATCGTGCCCTGAATCTGCCGCACACCGGCCCGCACCGCCGCCAGGCTGTTGGCAACCGCGTTTTCCGTGTCGTTGTGGCAATGGATTCCAAGATGGCTGCCCGGCACCGCCTCAACTACCTGGGAAAGAATCGACTCAATTTCGTGCGGCAATGCGCCGCCATTCGTGTCGCACAAAACCACCCAGCGTGCGCCCGCCTCATACGCCGCGCGCACACAGGCCAGCGCATAATCAGCGTCCGCCTTGTACCCATCAAAGAAATGCTCGGCGTCAAAAAGAACCTCTTCGACGCGTGTTTTCCCGTGCACCACGCTTTCACTGATCATGCGCAAATTTTCATCAAGGGTGGTTTCCAGGGCAATTTTGACGTGAAAATCCCAGGTCTTTCCAACCATGCAGACGGTTTGCGCGCCGCTTGAAAGAAGTGCTGCCAGGCCGGGATCGTTCTCGACGCTGCGCCCCGGACGCCGCGTCATGCCAAAAGCAGTGAAACGTGCGTGACGTAATTTCGGCGGGTTTGCGAAGAAACTGTCATCCGTCGGGTTCGCCCCCGGCCATCCCCCTTCAACGTAATCGATTCCAAGACGGTCCAACTCACAGGCAATCACCCCCTTGTCGCTGACATTAAAGTCAACGCCCATGGTTTGCTGCCCGTCGCGAAGGGTGCTGTCGTAGAAATAAATCCGTTTGTCGTCTTTTTTCTCGCGGCTCATCCCGCATGTCTCCAAATTGTCTTACCGGCCCGATCTTCAAGCAAGATCCCCTTTTCGGCAAGCGCGTCGCGAATACGATCGGCTTCCTTGAAGTCCTTTTCCAGGCGCGCCTTGTTCCGGAGGGCAATCTGACGTTCGATTTCCGCCTCGTCCAGATCAACGGCCCCCGCCGGCTGCCAGCGAAACCATGCCTCCGGGTCTTGCTGAAGCAGCCCCATCGCCGCCCCCGCCGCAAGCAGCGCCCCTTTTGCGCTGGCTTTTTCCGCCACCGTTTTGGCCTTGTTGATGGCGCTGGCCAGGCCGGCAAGGTTGCTCAACGCCATCGGCGTATGAAGGTCGTCAAGAAGCGGTGCCTCAATCACGTCTGGAACGGCCTCAAAGCCAGGTGCAATGGCTTCTACCTGACGAAGGGCCGTATAGAGCCGGTCCAGCTTCTCTCTCGCCTGGGAAAGCGTTTCCTCCGACCAGTTCAGGGGGTGGCGATAATGGGTCGAAAGCATGGCAAAACGAATGGCTTCGCCCGGGGCCTGCTGCAAAAGCGCACGCACTGTCAAAACATTGCCAAGGGATTTCGACATTTTCTCGCCGCCCACGGTGAGAAAACCATTGTGCACCCAATAACGCGCAAAGGGTTTGCCATCATGAGCACAGCAGCTCTGGGCGACTTCATTCTCATGATGGGGGAAAACGAGATCGCGGCCACCACCGTGGATGTCAAAAGTATCGCCAAGGTAGGCCCCGCTCAT
This region includes:
- a CDS encoding 30S ribosomal protein S4, which gives rise to MTKRLQSKYKINRRLGVNLWGRPKSPVNRREYGPGQHGQTNQRRRRVSDFGTQLSAKQKLKGYYGNIGERQFRNVYQEAVRQKGDTGERLIGLLERRLDIIVYRMKFVPTVFAARQFVNHGHIRVNGQRVTIPSYRVKEGDVIEIKEKSRELIIVLDAVQSQERDVPEYIDVDHKEMKGTFVRVPALGDVPYPVQMEPNLVVEFYSR
- a CDS encoding rRNA methyltransferase, which codes for MAGTDSTKILVTGGPVVVLVGAQLGENIGTAVRAMGNCGLGELRLVNPRAGWLNEKTIAASSGADAILDAARVYASTAEATADLHHVFATTTRTRDMEKPVVTPRVAANVMRSVANKGEKVGLLFGPERSGLTNEDVALAKTIIAVPLNPAFSSLNLAQAVLLLGYEWFQAGLAPDDVASSSVSASRTGTLPATQAALLDFFAHLEGELDICGFLRIAEKRSGMVLNIRNIFTRAGLTDREVSTLRGIVSCLAQRPRG
- a CDS encoding citramalate synthase, with amino-acid sequence MSREKKDDKRIYFYDSTLRDGQQTMGVDFNVSDKGVIACELDRLGIDYVEGGWPGANPTDDSFFANPPKLRHARFTAFGMTRRPGRSVENDPGLAALLSSGAQTVCMVGKTWDFHVKIALETTLDENLRMISESVVHGKTRVEEVLFDAEHFFDGYKADADYALACVRAAYEAGARWVVLCDTNGGALPHEIESILSQVVEAVPGSHLGIHCHNDTENAVANSLAAVRAGVRQIQGTMNGLGERCGNANIVSLLPTLMLKMGYRTGVSSKGLKQLTKLSHLIDDRLNRVPNHHAAYVGESAFAHKGGLHVSAVAKDPKSYEHVDPECVGNRRHVVISDQAGKANLLARLKEIGIKLNSDDPRLAQLVEQIKAREFEGYSYDSAGASFELLARRALDSVPEYFRLINFRVIDERRWNAREELVTLSEAKISVDVGGRNVLTVAEGNGPVNALDNALCKALSPTYPQLQNIVLVDYKVRILDSNFGTKAQTRVMIESAAKGAHWTTVGVSTNVIDASYNALHDSITYKLLRDGAKV
- a CDS encoding cysteine--tRNA ligase — protein: MELVLYNTLTRKKEVFTSLRPDKVGIYVCGPTVYDRAHVGNARPVLVFDILYRLLKRHFSDVTYVRNITDVDDKINAAAAVKGETIGDLTERTVKAFHEDMASLSALPPDIEPRATEHIAEMVAMIECLIEKGHAYVADGHVLFEVGSMPDYGRLSGKDLEELIAGARVEVAPYKRVAADFVLWKPSNPDIPGWDSPWGRGRPGWHIECSAMSGAYLGDTFDIHGGGRDLVFPHHENEVAQSCCAHDGKPFARYWVHNGFLTVGGEKMSKSLGNVLTVRALLQQAPGEAIRFAMLSTHYRHPLNWSEETLSQAREKLDRLYTALRQVEAIAPGFEAVPDVIEAPLLDDLHTPMALSNLAGLASAINKAKTVAEKASAKGALLAAGAAMGLLQQDPEAWFRWQPAGAVDLDEAEIERQIALRNKARLEKDFKEADRIRDALAEKGILLEDRAGKTIWRHAG